The Mycobacterium paragordonae genome includes a region encoding these proteins:
- a CDS encoding HD domain-containing phosphohydrolase, whose product MGQLPQKVQNECVRKAELLAAISLAIDLGLGQPMEHMLRSTLIATRVADRMGLDAGQRATVYYANLVGWIGCHADSHELSALFGDDIAFRADTYGVDMAGLPFLRLMVSHIGRGLPAWERGLRSAAFLLTARNQVATLISSHCTSAGVLSDRLGLDSEVGAALSYIFERWDGRGMPNGARAEDIPQEIHIVHLSDVIEVHLRTGGLDQALEIARSRRGTQFSPAVADVFIRDAAAITEGLLEIDVWTAALAQAPDRDRIIGAEEINELLRAMADFVDLKCPCSPGYSRGVADLAAAAARHCRMPSPDITRLYRAGLVQGLGRLGVSNQIWEKKGPLSTAESERLRMYPYLTGRILSRIDGLESVVSIATKHEERIDGSGFPRGLAGNELTVHDRLLAAVVAYQQLLEPSPQRAALDPGAAADQLRQESRHGRLDADSVEAVLAAAGHRTTRRTSWSAGLTAREVEVLRLVAQGRSNREIATQLFIAEKTARNHVERIYVKLGVNNRTQASLAAIDRGMI is encoded by the coding sequence ATGGGGCAACTGCCCCAGAAAGTGCAGAATGAGTGCGTGCGCAAAGCCGAGTTGCTGGCGGCCATATCGCTGGCGATCGACCTCGGTCTGGGGCAACCGATGGAACACATGCTTCGGTCCACCCTGATCGCGACCCGCGTCGCCGACCGGATGGGTCTGGACGCCGGGCAGCGCGCGACGGTGTACTACGCCAACCTGGTGGGCTGGATCGGTTGTCACGCCGATTCCCACGAACTTTCGGCGCTGTTCGGTGACGACATCGCCTTCCGGGCCGACACCTACGGCGTGGACATGGCCGGGCTGCCGTTCCTGCGTCTGATGGTCAGCCACATAGGACGCGGATTGCCGGCTTGGGAACGCGGCCTGCGGTCGGCGGCCTTTCTGCTGACCGCACGCAACCAGGTGGCTACCCTCATCAGCTCGCACTGCACCTCCGCCGGGGTGCTGTCCGATCGGCTCGGGCTGGACAGCGAGGTCGGCGCAGCGCTGTCCTACATCTTCGAGCGCTGGGACGGCCGGGGTATGCCGAATGGTGCTCGCGCAGAAGACATTCCGCAGGAAATCCACATCGTCCATCTGTCCGACGTCATCGAGGTACACCTGCGCACGGGAGGCCTGGATCAGGCGCTCGAGATCGCTCGGTCCCGGCGCGGCACACAGTTCAGCCCCGCGGTGGCCGATGTGTTCATCCGCGACGCCGCCGCGATCACCGAGGGTCTACTCGAAATAGACGTGTGGACCGCGGCGCTGGCGCAGGCACCCGATCGCGACCGCATCATCGGTGCCGAGGAGATCAACGAATTGCTCAGGGCGATGGCGGATTTCGTCGACCTGAAGTGTCCCTGTTCACCGGGCTACTCGCGCGGTGTCGCCGATCTCGCGGCCGCCGCGGCCCGGCACTGCCGGATGCCGTCGCCCGATATCACCCGTCTGTACCGCGCGGGCCTGGTCCAGGGTCTCGGCCGCCTGGGGGTGTCCAACCAGATCTGGGAGAAGAAGGGGCCGCTGAGCACGGCCGAATCGGAGCGGTTGCGGATGTACCCCTACCTGACCGGACGGATACTGAGCCGGATCGACGGCCTCGAGTCGGTGGTGTCCATCGCCACCAAGCACGAGGAACGTATCGACGGGTCCGGCTTTCCGCGGGGGCTCGCGGGTAATGAATTGACCGTTCACGACCGGCTTCTCGCCGCCGTGGTGGCCTACCAGCAACTCCTGGAACCAAGCCCGCAACGGGCCGCCCTCGATCCGGGCGCCGCCGCCGACCAACTACGTCAGGAGTCGCGACACGGACGCCTGGACGCCGACTCGGTCGAAGCCGTCCTGGCCGCGGCCGGTCACCGGACCACCCGGCGCACCTCGTGGTCGGCGGGGCTCACCGCCCGCGAGGTGGAAGTCCTGCGACTCGTCGCGCAGGGCCGGTCGAATCGCGAAATTGCCACTCAGTTGTTCATCGCCGAGAAGACCGCCCGCAACCACGTAGAGCGCATTTACGTGAAGTTGGGCGTCAACAACCGCACGCAGGCCAGTCTGGCGGCCATCGATCGCGGAATGATTTGA
- a CDS encoding ATP-binding cassette domain-containing protein: MTALVHAIDVSHAIDVSRRVGTRQILQKLALSIEPGELVAIAGGSGAGKTTLLKILAGLQPPSGGAVSHNLSGEGVGRSTGIGYVPQDDIIHLEMPLRRTLRYAARLRLPAGTTAAEADRAVEQTLKDLDLTDRADVPVRSLSGGQRKRASIAVELLTRPRLFFLDEPTSGLDPSTAADVMRVLRGLSRRGVTVVLTTHEPASIDQCDRVIFLARNGHLAFSGSPANARRHFGVKNLADVYDRLVGEYIPLIEPIANRAGAVSPAGPDIKRPNAFRQWWLLTCRNVDVLVRNRLTLAVLLGSPVLVTAMMATLFRRGAFDVGGAADVGPAQIVFWIAFDGFFFGLTYGLLQIVGEIAVFRRERLAGLSVGAYVASKVAALFPVLAAVSAVLLVVLRMLGRLPAVGWDVYVSLLVTMVIEATSALALGLLASAAVHNAAQAALALPMLCFPQVLFGGAIVPVDKMAFPGRLMSLGLSNRHAFEALGRDLDLDRLTATLPAMSAYRETFSGGTGGSLIALASFAVALTLATVWVLDRRSAVRSAG; the protein is encoded by the coding sequence ATGACCGCACTAGTACATGCCATTGACGTGAGCCATGCCATCGACGTGAGCCGCCGGGTCGGCACCCGGCAAATCCTGCAGAAACTGGCCCTCTCGATTGAACCGGGCGAACTGGTTGCCATCGCGGGCGGCAGCGGAGCCGGGAAGACCACCCTGCTGAAAATCCTTGCGGGACTGCAACCGCCGTCCGGCGGGGCGGTGTCGCACAACCTGTCCGGAGAGGGCGTCGGACGATCAACCGGTATCGGTTACGTGCCCCAGGACGACATCATCCACCTCGAGATGCCACTGCGCCGCACGCTGCGCTACGCGGCGCGGCTCCGACTGCCGGCGGGCACCACGGCCGCCGAGGCGGACCGTGCGGTCGAGCAGACCTTGAAGGATCTCGACCTGACCGACCGGGCCGATGTGCCGGTCCGTTCGCTGTCCGGCGGCCAGCGCAAGCGCGCCAGCATCGCCGTAGAACTGTTGACCCGCCCGCGCCTGTTCTTCCTCGACGAACCCACCTCCGGCCTCGATCCCTCGACCGCGGCCGACGTGATGCGGGTGCTGCGCGGCCTGAGCCGGCGCGGCGTGACGGTAGTGCTGACGACGCATGAGCCCGCCAGCATCGACCAGTGCGACCGGGTGATCTTCCTGGCCCGCAACGGCCATCTTGCTTTCAGCGGCAGCCCGGCGAATGCGCGACGGCATTTCGGGGTGAAGAACCTGGCCGACGTGTACGACCGGCTGGTTGGTGAGTACATCCCGCTGATCGAGCCGATCGCCAACAGAGCGGGCGCTGTATCGCCCGCTGGTCCGGATATCAAGCGCCCGAACGCCTTTCGGCAGTGGTGGCTATTGACCTGCCGCAACGTCGACGTGCTGGTGCGCAACCGGCTGACCCTGGCGGTGTTGCTGGGTTCACCCGTGCTGGTCACGGCGATGATGGCGACGCTGTTCCGGCGCGGGGCGTTCGATGTCGGTGGCGCCGCCGACGTCGGGCCGGCCCAGATCGTGTTCTGGATCGCGTTCGACGGCTTCTTCTTCGGCCTCACCTACGGCCTGCTGCAGATCGTCGGGGAGATAGCGGTGTTCCGGCGCGAACGCCTTGCCGGACTCAGCGTGGGCGCCTACGTGGCGTCCAAGGTCGCTGCCCTGTTCCCGGTGCTGGCCGCGGTGAGTGCGGTGCTGCTGGTCGTGCTGCGGATGCTGGGCCGGTTGCCCGCGGTCGGCTGGGACGTGTACGTGTCGCTGCTGGTGACGATGGTCATCGAGGCGACCTCCGCGCTGGCCCTCGGTCTGCTCGCCTCCGCCGCGGTGCACAACGCCGCTCAGGCGGCGCTCGCGCTGCCCATGCTGTGCTTCCCGCAGGTGTTGTTCGGTGGCGCCATCGTCCCCGTCGACAAGATGGCTTTCCCGGGACGGCTGATGAGCCTCGGCTTGTCCAACCGCCATGCGTTCGAAGCGCTCGGGCGCGATCTGGACCTGGACCGGCTGACCGCCACCCTGCCGGCCATGTCCGCCTACCGGGAGACATTCAGCGGCGGTACCGGCGGAAGTCTGATTGCGCTGGCTTCCTTCGCGGTCGCCCTCACGCTGGCCACGGTGTGGGTGCTGGACCGGCGATCGGCCGTCAGGTCGGCCGGCTGA
- a CDS encoding alkaline phosphatase D family protein encodes MALLLGPALRHVSDTTALVWVQTDSPATVEVLNGSARTFAVQGHHYALVTVTGLTPDTVTEYDVKCDGEVVWPLPDSTFPPSVIRTRGRQSTHRLQAIFGSCRYPKTDDPSLESRLGIDALDAYATRMATQPVDDWPEALILLGDQLYADELTPEARQRLAGRRGRAKRAARPPDEVVSFAEYERLYRYSWSDPEIRWLMSTVPTAMIFDDHDIRDDWNTSASWRADINEKPWWRDRIRAGLASYWVYQHLGNLSPAELAADEDYGRLLATDGDCWPYLAELADRADAEVDGNKGVRFSYRWDFGRSRLIMIDSRNGRILDSGQRMMVGENEFDWVRAQVCDGLDELDHLMLASSVPWLMPPALGDLEAANERNADRPGLRGRIAEKTRQALDLEHWPAFHKSFVRLAELIHDVAGHPQGPATVNVLSGDVHHSYAARVEWAGESGQPAPVHQLVCSPVNNYVPAFVKPVFTLAWTRPAATLARWWARLRHVPALPLSWANTCGPLFGNTIATLLVDGRGAEVLFEQPRGADALEQVGRVRLSRPT; translated from the coding sequence ATGGCACTCTTGCTCGGCCCGGCGTTGCGACATGTGTCGGATACGACCGCGTTGGTGTGGGTCCAAACCGACAGTCCGGCAACGGTGGAAGTGCTGAACGGGTCCGCCCGCACGTTCGCCGTTCAGGGTCATCACTACGCCCTGGTGACGGTGACCGGACTGACGCCCGACACCGTCACCGAGTACGACGTCAAGTGCGACGGTGAAGTGGTCTGGCCGCTGCCGGACTCGACCTTTCCGCCGAGCGTCATCCGCACCCGGGGTCGTCAATCCACCCATCGGCTACAGGCCATCTTCGGATCGTGCCGGTATCCCAAGACCGACGACCCGAGCCTCGAGTCGAGGCTCGGAATCGACGCGCTGGACGCCTACGCCACCCGGATGGCCACTCAGCCGGTCGATGACTGGCCCGAGGCACTCATCCTGCTCGGCGACCAGTTGTACGCCGATGAGCTGACCCCGGAGGCGCGACAGCGGCTGGCCGGCCGGCGCGGTCGCGCCAAGCGTGCCGCGCGCCCGCCGGACGAGGTGGTGAGTTTCGCCGAATACGAACGGCTGTACCGTTATTCGTGGAGCGACCCCGAGATCAGATGGCTGATGTCCACGGTTCCCACCGCGATGATCTTCGACGACCACGACATCCGGGACGACTGGAACACGTCGGCGTCCTGGCGGGCCGACATCAACGAGAAACCATGGTGGCGCGACCGGATCCGAGCCGGGCTGGCCTCGTACTGGGTGTATCAGCATCTCGGAAATCTGAGCCCGGCGGAATTGGCGGCGGACGAGGACTACGGGCGTCTGCTGGCGACCGATGGTGACTGCTGGCCGTATCTCGCCGAGCTCGCCGACCGCGCCGACGCGGAGGTTGACGGCAATAAGGGCGTCAGGTTCAGCTACCGCTGGGATTTCGGCCGCAGCCGGCTCATCATGATCGACTCGCGGAACGGCCGGATCCTGGACTCCGGCCAGCGCATGATGGTCGGGGAGAACGAGTTCGACTGGGTGCGGGCACAGGTCTGCGACGGCCTGGACGAGTTGGACCACCTGATGCTGGCCTCGTCGGTGCCGTGGCTGATGCCGCCCGCCCTCGGAGACCTGGAGGCGGCCAACGAGCGCAACGCCGACCGGCCGGGCCTGCGCGGCCGAATTGCCGAAAAGACACGTCAGGCTTTGGATCTCGAACACTGGCCGGCGTTCCACAAGTCGTTCGTGCGGCTCGCCGAGCTGATTCACGACGTGGCCGGCCACCCGCAAGGGCCCGCCACCGTCAACGTGTTGTCCGGCGACGTCCACCACAGCTATGCCGCGCGCGTCGAGTGGGCCGGTGAGTCCGGTCAGCCGGCTCCGGTGCACCAGCTCGTGTGCTCACCGGTGAACAACTACGTGCCGGCGTTCGTCAAGCCGGTGTTCACCCTGGCCTGGACGCGTCCCGCTGCCACGCTGGCCCGGTGGTGGGCGCGCCTGCGCCACGTCCCCGCACTTCCATTGTCCTGGGCGAACACCTGCGGTCCCCTGTTCGGGAACACCATCGCGACTCTGCTGGTGGACGGCCGCGGCGCCGAGGTGCTGTTCGAACAGCCCCGCGGCGCCGACGCGCTGGAACAGGTGGGCCGGGTGCGGCTCAGCCGGCCGACCTGA
- the mddA gene encoding methanethiol S-methyltransferase, whose amino-acid sequence MKRFLTIGYGAVSYLLFLVAFLYAVGFVGAILVPRNVNNGISAPLWQALPIDVGLLGLFGVQHSVMARPAFKRWWTRWVPTTIERSTYVLLASSVLLVLYWQWRSMPGHIWEVRQPAGRATLWLLFWAGWAMVLSATFMINHFDLFGLRQVYLAWRGKPYSDLVFRTHLLYRLVRHPLMLGFLVAFWAAPTMTAGHLLFSVGTTAYILIALHFEERDLTAQLGERYRDYQRRVPKLIPNFRVVRRGAAGSRASRPRPASASNRW is encoded by the coding sequence ATGAAACGCTTCTTGACAATCGGTTACGGCGCCGTGAGCTATCTGCTGTTCCTGGTCGCCTTTCTCTACGCCGTCGGCTTCGTCGGCGCAATCCTGGTGCCGCGCAACGTGAACAACGGGATCAGCGCACCGTTGTGGCAGGCGCTGCCGATCGATGTGGGGCTGCTCGGGCTGTTCGGTGTGCAGCACAGCGTGATGGCCCGTCCGGCCTTCAAACGCTGGTGGACTCGCTGGGTTCCGACCACGATCGAGCGCAGTACCTATGTGCTGCTGGCCAGTTCGGTGCTGCTGGTGCTGTACTGGCAGTGGCGCAGCATGCCGGGTCACATCTGGGAGGTGCGGCAACCGGCCGGGCGCGCGACACTGTGGCTGCTGTTCTGGGCCGGATGGGCGATGGTGTTGTCCGCCACCTTCATGATCAACCATTTCGACCTGTTCGGGCTGCGGCAGGTGTATCTCGCTTGGCGGGGGAAACCGTACAGCGACTTGGTTTTTCGCACTCATCTGCTCTACCGGCTGGTGCGCCATCCGCTGATGCTGGGCTTTCTGGTGGCGTTCTGGGCGGCGCCGACGATGACCGCGGGGCACCTGCTGTTCTCGGTCGGCACCACGGCCTACATCCTGATCGCCCTGCACTTCGAAGAGCGCGACCTGACCGCGCAACTGGGCGAGCGTTACCGCGACTACCAGCGCCGGGTGCCGAAATTGATTCCTAACTTTCGAGTAGTTCGTCGAGGCGCTGCAGGGTCGCGCGCATCCCGTCCTCGGCCTGCTTCGGCATCGAACCGCTGGTGA
- a CDS encoding SRPBCC family protein, whose protein sequence is MDGNALSVERIIKAPADKIFALLADAGRHASFDGSDSLNHAARQSVPLTKGAKFSMAMRGRKETLFIPYRTTNTVIEYEQDRRIAWQTAAFGGLIGGRIWRYELTPVEGGTLVRESWDVSQDKQKRMITSGSMPKQAEDGMRATLQRLDELLES, encoded by the coding sequence ATGGACGGGAACGCGCTCAGCGTGGAACGGATCATCAAGGCGCCTGCGGACAAGATCTTCGCGCTGCTGGCCGATGCGGGCAGACACGCCAGTTTCGACGGATCGGATTCACTGAATCATGCTGCGCGGCAATCGGTACCGCTGACCAAGGGCGCGAAGTTCTCGATGGCGATGCGGGGCCGCAAGGAAACCCTGTTCATCCCCTACCGCACCACCAACACGGTCATCGAATACGAACAGGACCGGCGCATCGCGTGGCAGACGGCCGCTTTCGGCGGCCTGATCGGTGGCCGCATCTGGCGCTACGAGCTGACGCCCGTCGAAGGTGGCACCCTGGTGCGCGAGTCCTGGGATGTGTCCCAGGACAAGCAGAAGCGGATGATCACCAGCGGTTCGATGCCGAAGCAGGCCGAGGACGGGATGCGCGCGACCCTGCAGCGCCTCGACGAACTACTCGAAAGTTAG
- a CDS encoding cation:proton antiporter regulatory subunit, whose product MDVKEVLLPGVGLRYEFTSHRGERIGIVARRNGDFDVVVYGTEDPDQARPVFHLAEDEAEAVAQIFGAPRIAERFAELTREVPGLEAGQVHITVNSPFVDRPLGDTRARTRSGASIVAIVRDDEVVASPGPAQTLRERDVLIVIGTQQGIAAVEQIIDKG is encoded by the coding sequence ATGGATGTCAAGGAGGTGCTGCTGCCAGGTGTCGGTCTGCGGTACGAGTTCACCAGCCACCGGGGTGAGCGGATCGGCATCGTTGCGCGGCGCAACGGTGACTTCGACGTGGTGGTGTACGGCACGGAGGACCCGGACCAGGCCCGCCCGGTGTTCCACCTCGCAGAGGACGAAGCCGAAGCCGTTGCCCAGATCTTCGGTGCGCCCAGGATTGCCGAGCGGTTCGCCGAACTGACCCGCGAAGTACCCGGACTGGAAGCGGGCCAGGTTCACATCACGGTGAACAGTCCCTTCGTCGACCGTCCCCTCGGCGACACCCGCGCCCGAACCCGCAGCGGCGCGTCGATCGTCGCCATCGTGCGTGATGACGAGGTGGTGGCGTCGCCCGGCCCGGCGCAAACCCTGCGGGAACGGGACGTGCTGATCGTCATCGGTACCCAGCAGGGGATCGCCGCGGTCGAACAGATCATCGATAAAGGCTGA
- a CDS encoding cation:proton antiporter has translation MEVSSALLFQLGALLTTLALLGAVARRFALSPIPVYLIAGLSLGKGGILPVPAADDFVITAAPIGVVLLLLTLGLEFSATEFASSMRHHLPSAGVDIVLNAAPGAVAGWLLGMDGIALLALAGVTYISSSGIIARLLEDLGRLGNRETPAVLAVLVLEDFAMAGYLPLVAVLATRGSWVDALGGMLAAIGALLAAFAASYRWGHHVGRLVTHPDSEQMLLRVLGITLMVAALAETLRASAAVGAFLVGLTLTGETADRARKVLGPLRDLFGAIFFLAIGLAVDPKELLPMLPVAIALAVVTSATKVLTGMFAARRDGVARRGQLRAGTALVARGEFSLIIIGLVGTSIPAVAALATSYVFIMAIAGPVLCRYTGGRLPVKAS, from the coding sequence GTGGAAGTTTCGAGCGCGCTGCTGTTTCAGCTCGGCGCACTCCTGACCACCCTTGCGCTTCTGGGTGCCGTCGCGCGGCGGTTCGCGCTGTCCCCCATACCGGTTTATCTGATTGCGGGACTGTCGCTCGGCAAAGGCGGAATACTGCCGGTGCCCGCTGCCGACGATTTCGTGATTACGGCGGCCCCCATCGGGGTCGTGTTGTTACTCCTGACGTTGGGGCTGGAGTTCTCCGCGACGGAATTCGCGTCCAGCATGCGCCACCATCTGCCGTCGGCCGGCGTCGACATCGTCCTGAACGCGGCCCCCGGTGCGGTGGCCGGTTGGTTGTTGGGGATGGACGGGATCGCATTGCTGGCACTGGCGGGTGTCACCTACATCTCTTCATCGGGCATCATCGCTCGCCTGCTGGAGGACCTGGGAAGACTGGGGAACCGTGAAACGCCGGCGGTGCTGGCCGTCCTGGTACTCGAGGACTTCGCGATGGCGGGTTACCTGCCGCTCGTTGCGGTGCTGGCAACGCGGGGAAGCTGGGTCGACGCCCTCGGTGGCATGCTGGCGGCAATAGGCGCACTGCTGGCTGCGTTCGCGGCTTCCTACCGCTGGGGCCATCACGTCGGCCGCCTGGTGACACATCCTGATTCCGAGCAAATGTTGCTGCGAGTCCTCGGAATCACCCTGATGGTAGCCGCATTGGCCGAAACCCTACGAGCCTCGGCAGCGGTAGGCGCCTTCCTGGTCGGCCTGACGCTGACCGGTGAAACGGCCGATCGCGCCCGGAAAGTCCTTGGGCCACTGCGGGATCTGTTCGGGGCGATCTTCTTTCTCGCTATCGGGCTGGCCGTTGACCCGAAAGAGCTTTTGCCCATGCTGCCGGTCGCCATCGCCCTGGCGGTGGTCACGTCGGCGACGAAGGTCCTCACCGGAATGTTCGCCGCGCGCCGTGACGGAGTGGCTCGACGAGGGCAGCTGCGAGCGGGAACCGCACTGGTAGCCCGCGGGGAATTCTCGCTGATCATCATCGGACTGGTCGGCACATCGATCCCGGCGGTGGCGGCGCTGGCGACGTCCTACGTCTTCATCATGGCGATCGCGGGCCCGGTGTTGTGCCGCTACACCGGTGGCCGCCTGCCGGTGAAGGCAAGCTAG
- a CDS encoding Rv3235 family protein, producing the protein MPVSDTAVTPVIDYEPPTHPPGPDAPRCRPVPAVSPAPAPRPRACPAPRTPLSPRMRQAAAFADAALRRVLEVIDRRRPAAQLGTVLAPCLIEAVLAVSRATAATPGAAVLRRMRVQPALGDDAAEVFGSYSRGQRVHAIACRVEQLPPGRWLVVALHIG; encoded by the coding sequence GTGCCCGTTTCCGACACCGCCGTAACGCCGGTGATCGACTACGAACCGCCGACGCACCCGCCGGGCCCCGACGCGCCGCGCTGCCGTCCGGTGCCGGCGGTGTCGCCGGCACCGGCCCCGCGCCCGCGTGCCTGCCCGGCACCGAGGACGCCGCTGTCGCCGCGGATGCGTCAGGCGGCCGCCTTCGCCGACGCCGCTTTGCGCCGGGTGCTGGAGGTGATCGACCGGCGCCGTCCGGCCGCGCAGCTGGGTACGGTGCTGGCGCCGTGCCTGATCGAGGCCGTGCTGGCGGTCAGCCGGGCCACCGCCGCAACGCCCGGGGCAGCGGTGTTGCGCCGGATGCGGGTCCAGCCTGCCCTCGGTGACGACGCGGCCGAGGTGTTCGGCTCCTACAGTCGCGGCCAGCGGGTCCATGCGATCGCCTGCCGGGTGGAACAGTTACCTCCCGGCCGCTGGCTGGTGGTAGCGCTGCACATTGGTTGA
- a CDS encoding WS/DGAT/MGAT family O-acyltransferase has translation MVTRLSTADASFYRLENTATPMYVGSLSILRRPRSGLSYETLLATVEQRLPQIPRYRQKVREVKFGMARPVWIDDRDFDITYHVRRSALPSPGSDEQLHELIARLAARPLDKSRPLWELYLVEGLAKNRVALYTKSHQALINGMGALEINHVIADRTRRPPAFPEDIWVPERDPGSARLMIGAIGDWIAGPGAQLRAVGSSLTGLVTSSTQLVEAGRRVVDIARTVARGTAPSSPLNATVSRNRRFTVARGKLDDYRAVRARYDCDINDVVLAVVTGALGNWLMSRGEAVSSTATVRALAPLSVYADEQLDSTGPGQAMSEVTPFLVDLPVGEGNAVVRLSQIAHATESNPGASSRVDARTIVTLSGFAPPTLHAMGIRVATSFAARSYNLLITNAPGAQSQMYIAGTKLLETYAVPPLLHNQALAISVTSYNGMLYFGINADRDAMSDVDLLPGLLSQALDELLEASR, from the coding sequence ATGGTGACTCGTTTGTCCACTGCGGACGCGTCCTTCTACCGGCTGGAAAACACGGCCACCCCGATGTATGTCGGTTCGCTGTCCATCCTGCGCCGCCCCCGATCCGGATTGAGCTACGAGACGCTGCTGGCCACCGTTGAACAGCGGTTACCGCAGATACCCCGGTACCGCCAGAAGGTGCGCGAGGTCAAGTTCGGCATGGCCCGGCCGGTGTGGATCGACGACCGCGACTTCGACATCACCTATCACGTGCGGCGGTCGGCGCTGCCGTCCCCGGGCAGCGACGAGCAACTGCACGAGCTGATCGCGCGGCTGGCCGCACGGCCACTGGACAAGTCGCGACCGTTGTGGGAGCTGTACCTGGTCGAAGGGTTGGCCAAGAACCGCGTAGCTCTCTACACCAAATCGCATCAGGCGCTGATCAACGGAATGGGCGCGCTGGAGATCAACCACGTGATCGCCGACCGGACGCGACGCCCGCCGGCGTTCCCCGAGGACATCTGGGTGCCCGAACGCGACCCCGGCAGCGCCCGGCTGATGATCGGCGCGATCGGCGACTGGATCGCGGGTCCGGGTGCCCAATTGCGGGCCGTCGGGTCTTCCCTCACCGGGTTGGTGACCAGCTCCACCCAGCTCGTCGAGGCCGGGCGCAGGGTGGTGGACATCGCGCGCACCGTGGCGCGCGGCACCGCGCCCAGCAGCCCGCTCAACGCCACCGTGTCGCGCAATCGGCGATTCACGGTGGCCCGCGGAAAGCTCGATGACTACCGGGCCGTGCGGGCGCGCTACGACTGCGACATCAACGACGTGGTGCTTGCCGTGGTGACCGGGGCGCTGGGCAACTGGCTGATGTCGCGCGGCGAGGCCGTCTCGTCGACGGCGACGGTGCGCGCGCTCGCGCCGCTGTCGGTATACGCCGACGAACAGCTCGACTCGACCGGCCCCGGCCAGGCCATGAGCGAGGTGACACCGTTTCTGGTCGACCTGCCGGTGGGGGAGGGCAACGCGGTGGTGCGGCTGTCGCAGATCGCCCATGCCACCGAGTCCAACCCCGGAGCGTCCAGCCGGGTGGACGCCAGGACGATCGTGACACTCTCCGGGTTCGCGCCCCCGACCCTGCATGCGATGGGCATCCGGGTGGCGACCAGCTTCGCGGCCCGCTCCTACAACCTGCTGATCACGAACGCGCCGGGAGCGCAATCGCAGATGTACATCGCCGGCACCAAGTTGCTGGAAACCTATGCGGTGCCGCCGTTGCTGCACAACCAGGCACTGGCCATCAGCGTCACGTCCTACAACGGAATGCTGTATTTCGGGATCAACGCCGACCGCGACGCCATGAGCGACGTCGACCTGTTGCCGGGGCTGCTGAGCCAGGCGCTGGACGAGCTGTTGGAAGCTTCCCGGTAG
- the ppk2 gene encoding polyphosphate kinase 2, protein MSTPNNDAPAKAPKSKASARAVRKISNDAYDAELFRLQTEFVKLQEWVRHSQSRVVVIFEGRDGAGKGGAIKRITEYLNPRLATIAALPAPTDRERGQWYYQRYIAHLPAKGEIVLFDRSWYNRAGVEKVMGFCTAQEYVLFLRQTPIFEQMLIDDGILLRKYWFSVSEDEQLRRFKARRNDPVRQWKLSPMDMESIYRWEDYSRAKDEMMVHTDTPVSPWYVVESDIKKHARLNMMHHLLSSIDYQEVKRPKVKIPKRPLVSGDYKRPPRELSTYVDDYAATLISTT, encoded by the coding sequence GTGAGCACCCCGAACAACGACGCGCCGGCGAAGGCGCCGAAGTCCAAAGCCAGTGCGCGGGCCGTCCGCAAGATCTCCAACGACGCTTACGATGCCGAATTGTTCAGGCTGCAAACAGAATTCGTGAAACTGCAGGAATGGGTCCGGCATTCTCAGTCACGCGTCGTGGTCATCTTCGAGGGACGTGACGGGGCGGGCAAGGGCGGCGCCATCAAGCGGATAACCGAGTATCTCAACCCGCGGCTCGCCACCATCGCGGCGTTGCCTGCGCCGACCGATCGCGAACGCGGGCAGTGGTATTACCAGCGCTATATCGCCCACCTGCCGGCGAAGGGGGAGATCGTCCTGTTCGACCGGTCGTGGTACAACCGCGCCGGCGTGGAGAAAGTCATGGGATTCTGCACGGCGCAGGAGTACGTGCTGTTCCTGCGGCAGACGCCGATCTTCGAGCAGATGCTGATCGACGACGGAATCCTGTTGCGCAAGTACTGGTTTTCGGTCTCCGAGGACGAACAGTTGCGGCGATTCAAAGCGCGACGCAACGACCCCGTCCGGCAGTGGAAACTCAGCCCGATGGACATGGAGTCGATCTACCGGTGGGAGGACTATTCGCGCGCCAAGGACGAGATGATGGTGCACACCGACACCCCGGTCAGCCCCTGGTATGTCGTGGAATCGGACATCAAGAAGCATGCCCGGCTGAACATGATGCACCACCTGCTGTCCTCGATCGATTATCAGGAAGTGAAGCGGCCCAAGGTCAAGATCCCGAAACGGCCGCTGGTGAGTGGTGATTACAAGCGGCCGCCCCGTGAGTTGTCGACCTACGTCGACGACTACGCCGCCACGTTGATCAGCACCACATGA